The proteins below are encoded in one region of Populus alba chromosome 2, ASM523922v2, whole genome shotgun sequence:
- the LOC118035764 gene encoding subtilisin-like protease SBT3, whose product MATRDSVSLYKLWISVITILPFTQTLSQPENYIVHMDLSVMPKAFSGQYHWYLSTLASIFEVSDSSTTRAASATLTASSKLLYSYTHVINGFSASLTPSELEVLKNSPGYISSIKDLPVKHDTTHSSKFLGLTPQSLAWKVSNYGDGIIIGLVDSGVWPESQSYNDHGMSEIPKRWKGECESGTQFNSSLCNKKLIGARSFSRGLIANNPNISISVNSTRDTDGHGTHTSSTAAGNYVEGASFFGYAPGTANGVAPRAHVAIYKVFFDEGAYITDIIAAIDQAISDGVDVLSLSFGLDGIPLNEDPIALATFAAVEKNVFVSTSAGNAGPYYETLHNGIPWVLTVAAGTVDREFNAVLTLGNGVSITGLSLYLGTPYFYEVPIVFMDGCHNVSELIKIGPKIVVCQGGNDGNDLSDQVENVSKANVTAGVFITNFTDAEEFIQDPFPVVLLNQKDGKTIIDYIKNSNKPQASVEFRKTNLGIKSAPSVTGYSSRGPSASCPLVMKPDIMTPGSLILASWPPNVVVGLNNSQPLFSNFNIISGTSMACPHAAGVAALLRKAHPDWSPAAIRSAMMTTADIMDHTMKPINDIGFGNKTTPASPLAMGAGQVNPNKALDPGLIYDVNSNDYVRLLCALNFTEKQIQAITRSSSTNCSNPSTDLNYPSFIAYFNAKDSPSNLTTVREFQRTVTNVGAEMSTYTVNVTPMIGLKVSVVPDKLEFRAKYEKLSYKLIIEGPALLDETVTFGYLSWVDVACEHIVRSPIVSTSLSPQLSSKN is encoded by the coding sequence ATGGCGACTCGTGACAGTGTTTCCTTGTATAAGTTGTGGATTTCAGTTATCACTATCCTCCCTTTCACTCAAACATTATCACAACCCGAAAATTATATTGTTCACATGGATTTATCGGTGATGCCCAAAGCCTTCTCAGGCCAGTATCACTGGTACTTGTCCACTCTCGCTTCTATATTTGAAGTCTCCGATAGCAGCACCACCAGGGCTGCTTCTGCCACCCTGACTGCCTCTTCTAAACTGCTTTATAGTTATACTCATGTTATCAATGGTTTCAGTGCTAGTCTTACTCCTTCAGAGCTCgaggttttaaaaaattctccAGGCTACATTTCTTCCATCAAAGACTTACCTGTTAAGCATGACACAACTCATTCATCCAAATTTCTTGGCCTTACACCGCAGTCCCTTGCCTGGAAGGTGTCAAATTATGGTGACGGTATCATTATTGGGTTGGTGGACTCTGGTGTTTGGCCAGAAAGCCAGAGTTACAATGACCATGGAATGTCTGAGATTCCAAAAAGATGGAAAGGAGAATGTGAAAGTGGCACTCAATTCAACTCCTCATTGTGCAACAAAAAGCTCATCGGAGCAAGATCTTTCAGCAGGGGCCTAATTGCAAATAATCCTAACATCAGTATATCTGTGAATTCGACGCGTGATACGGATGGGCATGGGACACACACATCTAGCACCGCTGCTGGAAATTACGTGGAAGGTGCATCATTCTTTGGCTATGCCCCTGGAACTGCTAATGGAGTAGCTCCTCGGGCCCATGTAGCCATATACAAGGTTTTCTTTGACGAAGGTGCTTATATAACTGATATAATTGCTGCAATCGATCAAGCGATTAGCGATGGTGTAGATGTATTATCTTTATCATTTGGCTTGGATGGGATTCCTTTGAATGAAGACCCCATTGCCTTGGCAACATTTGCAGCCGTAGAGAAGAATGTATTTGTGTCCACTTCTGCAGGAAACGCAGGGCCTTACTACGAAACTCTACATAATGGCATACCATGGGTGTTAACAGTAGCTGCTGGTACTGTAGACCGTGAATTTAATGCAGTTTTGACACTTGGCAATGGAGTTTCAATCACAGGTCTATCTCTCTATTTGGGGactccatatttttatgaagtgCCTATTGTTTTTATGGACGGGTGTCACAATGTGAGCGAATTGATCAAAATTGGACCGAAGATTGTGGTTTGTCAAGGTGGGAACGATGGTAATGACTTAAGCGACCAAGTTGAAAATGTCAGCAAAGCAAACGTTACAGCTGGTGTTTTCATAACAAATTTTACAGATGCTGAAGAATTCATCCAGGATCCATTTCCAGTTGTTCTTCTGAATCAGAAAGATGGGAAAACCATAATAGATTACATCAAGAACAGCAACAAGCCACAAGCAAGCGTAGAATTTCGAAAAACAAATCTGGGGATTAAATCAGCTCCAAGTGTTACCGGTTACAGTTCTAGAGGGCCATCGGCGAGCTGTCCATTGGTAATGAAGCCAGACATTATGACTCCAGGCTCACTAATATTAGCTTCATGGCCTCCAAATGTTGTCGTGGGTCTGAACAATTCACAACCTTTGTTcagtaattttaatataatatcaggGACATCTATGGCTTGCCCGCATGCAGCAGGAGTGGCTGCACTCTTGAGGAAGGCACATCCTGATTGGAGTCCAGCTGCTATACGGTCAGCCATGATGACGACCGCTGATATAATGGATCATACCATGAAACCTATCAACGACATCGGTTTTGGTAACAAGACAACACCAGCCAGTCCTCTTGCCATGGGAGCTGGACAAGTTAATCCCAACAAAGCTCTAGATCCTGGTCTCATTTATGATGTTAATTCAAATGATTATGTGAGGCTACTCTGTGCTCTAAATTTCAcagaaaaacaaatccaagCTATCACAAGGTCATCTTCCACAAATTGTTCCAACCCATCCACCGACCTTAACTACCCTTCTTTTATCGCCTATTTTAATGCAAAAGATTCGCCATCAAATCTGACCACCGTGCGAGAATTTCAAAGGACAGTGACCAATGTTGGAGCGGAAATGTCTACTTACACCGTAAATGTGACGCCCATGATCGGTTTAAAGGTAAGTGTCGTTCCAGACAAGTTGGAGTTCAGGGCCAAGTATGAGAAATTAAGCTACAAACTGATCATTGAAGGTCCAGCACTTTTGGATGAGACTGTAACTTTCGGTTATCTTAGTTGGGTTGATGTGGCCTGTGAACATATTGTCAGGAGTCCCATAGTGTCAACAAGTTTGAGCCCACAATTGTCTTCGAAGAACTAA
- the LOC118035765 gene encoding uncharacterized protein has product MHAKTDSEVTSLAPSSPTRSPRRPVYYVQSPSRDSHDGEKTTTSFHSTPVLSPMGSPPHSHSSVGRHSRESSSTRFSGSLKPGSRKISPNDASRGGQGKGQKQWKECDVIEEEGLLEDEERRKGLPRRCYFLAFVLGFFILFSLFSLILWGASKPQKPKITMKSITFEQFRIQAGSDSTGVATDMISVNSTVKMTYRNKGTFFGVRVASTPLDLSYSEITIASGNIKKFYQSRKSQRPVAISVISNKIPLYGSGAGLSSSTGTTTLPVPLKMNFVVRSRAYVLGKLVKTKFNRKIECDFTFDPKKLNVPISLKDACTYD; this is encoded by the exons ATGCACGCCAAGACAGACTCAGAGGTCACTAGTCTAGCACCATCATCCCCCACAAGATCTCCTCGCCGGCCAGTCTACTACGTGCAGAGCCCATCACGTGACTCTCACGATGGAGAGAAAACCACGACGTCGTTTCACTCCACCCCTGTACTCAGCCCCATGGGGTCCCCACCTCACTCTCACTCCTCTGTTGGCCGCCACTCGCGCGAGTCCTCCTCAACCCGGTTTTCCGGGTCGCTGAAACCTGGATCGCGCAAGATCTCACCAAATGATGCGTCTAGAGGGGGTCAAGGAAAGGGACAGAAGCAGTGGAAAGAGTGTGATGTTATTGAAGAAGAAGGACTTCTTGAAGACGAAGAGCGTCGAAAGGGTCTCCCTCGTAGATGctattttcttgcttttgttcttggtttctttatcttattctctctcttttctttaattctttggGGTGCTAGTAAGCCACAAAAACCCAAGATTACAATGAag agTATTACATTTGAGCAATTTAGGATCCAAGCCGGGTCTGATTCAACGGGAGTGGCAACTGATATGATCTCGGTGAACTCTACAGTGAAAATGACCTATCGTAACAAAGGAACATTTTTCGGCGTCCGTGTAGCATCAACACCTCTTGATCTTTCCTACTCTGAAATCACTATTGCATCAGGAAAT ATCAAGAAGTTTTACCAATCAAGGAAGAGCCAGAGACCCGTGGCAATATCTGTCATCAGCAACAAAATACCATTGTACGGAAGTGGAGCTGGGCTGAGCAGTTCAACAGGGACAACCACATTACCAGTGCCTCTAAAAATGAACTTCGTCGTTAGATCAAGAGCTTATGTATTGGGAAAGCTggttaaaacaaaatttaacagGAAAATTGAGTGTGATTTTACTTTTGATCCAAAGAAGCTCAACGTCCCAATTTCTCTCAAGGATGCTTGCACATATGATTGA